In Janthinobacterium sp. J1-1, a single genomic region encodes these proteins:
- a CDS encoding MFS transporter, whose translation MTQQTDSPFSPLLFPASSARSRPLWLIALLYQAQGMPIGLAFQAYPVLLRQGGAPLDMIALVPLASLPWAFKFCWSPLVENRWLAGVGRRRSWILPMQLLLAASLAAMAFQPFDAQHAPALLWLIAVASLASATQDIATDGLAADVLHGSGITHVNALQVGCFMLGMLLGGPAVLAAVATVGQQAAMLALAGAAVLCGLPVWRWREGPPMATARHASLRGFFRRPQALRLMVAGMLATLTGSVLFGLAKLVLVDAGWSTNGIAALSGVANSVMVLAGCALAAVLMRRLARWTALLAGLLVLAGASALWLLIGNDPHGASTQLVWLATALIGIGIGVTSVCLYTLLMRHAQLGDQPATDFSIFQSTQTLGEIVVASAATALAARAGYGAGMLVGAASALLAIAMLLWVRRGATTLESTDD comes from the coding sequence ATGACGCAGCAAACCGACTCACCTTTTTCTCCACTCCTTTTTCCTGCCTCCTCCGCACGCAGCCGTCCCCTGTGGCTGATCGCCCTGCTCTACCAGGCCCAGGGCATGCCGATCGGCCTGGCTTTCCAGGCCTATCCCGTGTTGCTGCGCCAGGGCGGCGCGCCGCTGGACATGATCGCCCTGGTGCCTTTGGCCAGCCTGCCATGGGCCTTCAAGTTCTGCTGGTCGCCGCTGGTGGAAAATCGCTGGCTGGCCGGCGTGGGCCGGCGCCGCAGCTGGATACTGCCGATGCAGCTGCTGCTGGCCGCCAGTCTGGCCGCGATGGCCTTCCAGCCGTTTGACGCACAACACGCGCCTGCGCTGCTGTGGCTGATCGCGGTGGCCTCGCTGGCCAGCGCCACGCAGGATATCGCCACCGATGGGCTGGCGGCCGACGTGCTGCACGGCAGCGGCATCACCCATGTCAACGCGCTGCAGGTGGGCTGCTTCATGCTGGGCATGCTGCTGGGCGGGCCGGCCGTGCTGGCGGCGGTGGCCACGGTGGGCCAGCAGGCGGCCATGCTGGCGCTGGCTGGCGCCGCGGTCCTGTGCGGCCTACCTGTATGGCGCTGGCGCGAAGGCCCCCCGATGGCAACCGCTCGCCACGCCTCGCTGCGCGGTTTTTTTCGCCGTCCGCAGGCGCTGCGCCTGATGGTGGCCGGCATGCTGGCCACATTGACAGGATCGGTGCTGTTCGGCCTGGCCAAGCTGGTGCTGGTCGATGCCGGCTGGAGCACCAATGGCATCGCCGCCCTGTCCGGCGTGGCCAACTCGGTGATGGTGCTGGCCGGCTGCGCGCTGGCCGCCGTGCTGATGCGGCGGCTGGCGCGCTGGACGGCGCTGCTGGCCGGCCTGCTGGTGCTGGCCGGGGCCAGCGCGCTATGGCTGCTGATCGGCAACGACCCGCATGGCGCCAGTACACAGCTGGTGTGGCTGGCCACCGCCCTGATCGGCATCGGCATCGGCGTGACCAGCGTCTGCCTGTACACGCTGCTGATGCGCCACGCCCAGCTGGGCGATCAGCCGGCCACCGATTTTTCCATCTTCCAGAGCACGCAAACCCTGGGCGAGATCGTGGTCGCCTCGGCCGCCACGGCGCTGGCCGCGCGCGCCGGCTACGGCGCCGGCATGCTGGTCGGCGCCGCCAGCGCGCTGCTGGCCATCGCCATGCTGCTGTGGGTACGGCGCGGCGCCACCACACTGGAGAGCACGGATGACTGA
- a CDS encoding ABC transporter ATP-binding protein → MSVTEMLRRVIRRSGRTPRRMLLGLALRVLERAFAIAPFFAAWWWLADLAATGQLRSLPLLCLLLAGLLGAQLLFSYWGQLHCFLGSYALMKGYREQALGHLSRLRLAAVQGRRSGELASLLTDDVKRVEDIFTHLVGELVAACAVPLLYLAVLLLADWRLAATLALTFPLALWLLNLARRRFAAAGRHKQELQRETAGMLVEFIGGLRTLRLYGRAAQWVGRLDARFARLRNASLGVEAWGAGPIQAYRYTVELSLVLLLLAAAWLAGHDAPTQRHWLLFVLVAYKLIDPLHDIAAHLSELRFMALSEARLEALLAEAPMPQGEAVLAPGNHALRFDGVGLRYEGSAAWALRDIRLEAAPGTVTAIVGPSGAGKSSLLHLLARFDDPQEGAIFLGGTDLRALGSERLYQQLSFVFQEVQLFDGTVLDNVRIGRPGASDEEVMAACRDAYCDAFVQRLPQGYHSRIGENGQRLSGGERQRLSIARALLKDAPLLLLDEATASVDQQARHEIEQALARLARGRTVIMIAHRLRTVRHADQILVLDAGRIVERGCHAALLAQDGLYAELWQAQQS, encoded by the coding sequence ATGTCTGTCACTGAGATGCTCAGGCGCGTGATACGCCGCAGCGGACGCACGCCGCGCCGCATGCTGCTGGGCCTGGCCCTGCGCGTGCTCGAACGCGCGTTCGCCATCGCCCCCTTTTTTGCCGCCTGGTGGTGGCTGGCCGACCTGGCGGCCACCGGCCAGCTGCGCTCATTGCCCCTGCTTTGCCTGCTGCTGGCCGGCCTGCTGGGCGCCCAGCTGTTGTTTTCCTACTGGGGACAGTTGCACTGCTTCCTGGGCAGTTACGCACTGATGAAAGGCTACCGCGAACAGGCGCTGGGCCACTTGAGCCGCCTGCGGCTGGCTGCAGTGCAAGGGCGGCGCAGCGGCGAACTGGCGTCGCTGCTGACGGACGATGTCAAGCGGGTGGAGGATATTTTCACGCACCTGGTCGGCGAACTGGTGGCCGCCTGCGCCGTGCCGCTGCTGTACCTGGCGGTGCTGCTGCTGGCCGACTGGCGCCTTGCCGCCACGCTGGCGCTGACGTTTCCGCTGGCGCTGTGGCTGCTCAACCTGGCGCGGCGCCGCTTTGCCGCCGCCGGCCGCCACAAGCAGGAACTGCAGCGGGAGACAGCGGGCATGCTGGTGGAATTCATCGGCGGCCTGCGCACCTTGCGCCTGTACGGCCGCGCCGCACAGTGGGTCGGGCGCCTCGACGCGCGCTTTGCCCGGCTGCGCAACGCCAGCCTGGGCGTGGAGGCCTGGGGCGCCGGCCCGATCCAGGCCTACCGCTACACGGTGGAGCTGAGCCTGGTGCTATTGCTGCTGGCGGCGGCATGGCTGGCCGGCCACGATGCGCCAACGCAGCGGCACTGGCTGCTGTTCGTGCTGGTGGCCTATAAACTGATCGATCCGCTGCACGATATCGCCGCCCATTTGTCGGAACTGCGCTTCATGGCCCTGTCCGAAGCGCGCCTCGAAGCGCTGCTGGCCGAAGCGCCCATGCCGCAGGGCGAGGCGGTGCTTGCGCCCGGCAACCACGCACTGCGTTTCGACGGCGTGGGCCTGCGCTACGAAGGCAGCGCGGCCTGGGCCTTGCGCGATATCCGCCTGGAGGCGGCGCCGGGCACGGTGACGGCCATCGTCGGCCCGTCCGGCGCCGGCAAGAGCAGCCTGCTGCACCTGCTGGCCCGCTTCGACGATCCACAGGAAGGCGCGATTTTCCTGGGCGGCACGGACCTGCGCGCGCTGGGCAGCGAGCGCCTGTACCAGCAGCTCAGCTTTGTATTCCAGGAGGTGCAGCTGTTCGACGGCACGGTGCTCGACAATGTGCGCATCGGCCGCCCCGGCGCCAGCGACGAGGAAGTGATGGCTGCCTGCCGCGACGCGTATTGCGACGCCTTCGTACAACGACTGCCACAGGGCTACCACAGCCGCATCGGCGAGAACGGCCAGCGCCTGTCCGGCGGCGAGCGCCAGCGTCTGTCGATCGCCCGCGCCCTGCTGAAAGACGCGCCGCTGCTGCTGCTCGACGAAGCGACGGCCTCGGTCGATCAGCAAGCCCGGCATGAAATCGAACAGGCGCTGGCGCGGCTGGCGCGAGGACGCACCGTGATCATGATCGCCCACCGCCTGCGGACCGTGCGCCATGCGGACCAGATCCTGGTGCTGGACGCGGGCCGCATCGTCGAGCGGGGCTGCCATGCGGCGCTGCTGGCACAGGATGGATTGTATGCTGAACTGTGGCAAGCGCAGCAATCCTAG
- a CDS encoding ABC transporter ATP-binding protein has translation MTETPRQLMRRLLRGHQRRLALAITLAALAAGAELWPCWLLGKAAGVAVQAPGAADALLALAGWLALALALKYALYSAAYYFSHVAAFQVLLDTRRQLVRQLAGVPLRWLNGAGSGELKRLVLQDVDRLDQFIAHHTVELTAALASPLLVAGLLAALDWRLALAALATVPFALLLQTLMMRGLGGHLAAFNTALDELHGATIEYVRSMPVMKACRQDARSFARMRDSLQAYESLMSGITRLTVPGWSAFMVLLSANIVTLLPTGLYLFDAGAISLPQLVLALVLGSGMLKPLFKVVRVSSEWREIEASLARIGRLPALPPAAPGATPATLAQAPDVRLEHVSFSHEASPLLSGFSLHLPAGAMTALVGPSGAGKSTVAALLAGLLQPTSGRILAGGVDLAALDDTARTALVALATQEAFLFRGSLLDNLRLGRPTASDVEVREALRVAQVLDCVDALPDGWHSHVEERGVRLSGGERQRIAIARALLAATPILLLDEATAFADSRTELRFYQALRASYPRQTVLVIAHRLASVAGASQILVMDGGRLVASGTHGALLRDCQLYRQLWQRQFDSERWHINGDAAHVCH, from the coding sequence ATGACTGAAACGCCCCGGCAACTGATGCGCCGCCTGCTGCGCGGCCACCAGCGCCGTCTGGCGCTGGCCATCACCCTGGCCGCGCTCGCGGCCGGCGCCGAACTGTGGCCCTGCTGGCTGCTGGGAAAGGCCGCCGGCGTGGCCGTGCAGGCCCCGGGCGCCGCTGACGCCTTGCTGGCCCTGGCCGGCTGGCTGGCACTGGCACTGGCGCTCAAGTACGCGCTCTACAGCGCGGCCTATTATTTCAGCCATGTCGCCGCCTTCCAGGTGCTGCTCGACACACGGCGCCAGCTGGTGCGGCAACTGGCGGGCGTGCCGCTGCGCTGGCTCAATGGCGCCGGCAGTGGCGAGCTGAAACGGCTGGTGCTGCAGGACGTGGACCGGCTCGATCAGTTCATCGCCCACCATACGGTGGAACTGACGGCGGCGCTGGCCAGTCCGCTGCTGGTGGCCGGCCTGCTGGCGGCGCTCGACTGGCGCCTGGCGCTGGCCGCGCTGGCCACCGTGCCGTTCGCGCTGCTGCTGCAAACGCTGATGATGCGCGGCCTGGGCGGCCATCTGGCGGCATTCAATACGGCGCTCGACGAGCTGCACGGCGCCACCATCGAATATGTGCGCAGCATGCCCGTCATGAAGGCCTGCCGCCAGGATGCCCGCTCCTTTGCGCGCATGCGCGACAGCCTGCAGGCATATGAATCGCTGATGAGCGGCATCACGCGCCTGACGGTACCCGGCTGGTCGGCCTTCATGGTACTGTTGAGCGCCAATATCGTCACCCTGCTGCCCACCGGCTTGTACCTGTTCGATGCGGGCGCCATCAGCCTGCCGCAGCTGGTACTGGCGCTGGTGCTCGGCTCCGGCATGCTCAAGCCCCTGTTCAAGGTGGTCAGGGTGTCGTCGGAGTGGCGTGAAATCGAGGCCAGCCTGGCGCGCATCGGACGCTTGCCAGCCCTGCCGCCGGCGGCACCCGGTGCCACGCCGGCCACGCTGGCGCAGGCGCCGGACGTGCGCCTCGAACACGTCAGCTTCTCTCATGAAGCGTCACCGTTGCTGTCCGGCTTCAGCCTGCATCTGCCTGCCGGCGCCATGACGGCGCTGGTGGGTCCCTCGGGTGCGGGCAAGAGCACGGTGGCGGCCCTGCTGGCCGGCCTGCTGCAGCCCACATCCGGGCGCATCCTGGCCGGCGGCGTGGACCTGGCCGCGCTGGACGACACCGCACGCACCGCGCTGGTCGCGCTGGCAACGCAGGAGGCCTTTCTGTTTCGCGGCAGCCTGCTCGACAATCTGCGCCTGGGCCGGCCAACGGCGAGCGACGTGGAAGTGCGCGAGGCGCTGCGCGTGGCCCAGGTGCTGGACTGCGTCGATGCGCTGCCGGACGGCTGGCACAGCCATGTCGAGGAACGCGGCGTGCGCCTCTCCGGCGGCGAGCGCCAGCGCATCGCGATTGCCCGCGCGCTGCTGGCCGCCACGCCCATCCTGCTGCTCGACGAAGCGACAGCATTTGCCGACAGCCGCACCGAACTGCGCTTTTACCAGGCCCTGCGCGCCAGCTACCCGCGGCAAACGGTGCTGGTCATCGCGCACCGCCTGGCCAGCGTCGCGGGCGCCAGCCAGATCCTCGTGATGGATGGCGGCCGCCTGGTCGCCAGCGGCACGCATGGCGCGCTGCTGCGGGACTGCCAGTTGTACCGCCAATTGTGGCAACGCCAGTTCGACAGCGAACGATGGCACATCAACGGAGACGCTGCCCATGTCTGTCACTGA